A genomic segment from Polyangium mundeleinium encodes:
- a CDS encoding vWA domain-containing protein, translating to MRVRKKHWLGMVMGGLSLGLALVGACSASGGSGNGASEGAGASGASGQGGAGASGGNGPGASGSGGDIFVGSSSGIGGGLPDADTCASVSSEAQAGKQPADIIIAVDTSGSMDEEIAQVQANLNKFAQLITASGIDVHVVMIADATMCIPAPLGSGSCNGMDEKLPSYRHVVQTVASTDAFQQILTTYPQWKDMLRPNAVKTIAVVSDDDSDMAANTFMSQLLALDPTFQGFKFDAIVSFEGGDQCVFQCAFNCGACPFTCCNKQSPFCEPISASEGKVYKQLVQQTGGVLGNLCIQNFDAVFNDMATAVVSEAKISCDYPIPIPPDGTTIDPTKVNVVYTNSNGTKTTIYNVPTGQGGCGNTGGWYYDVPNAPTKISICQNTCAALQGDAGGKLEVLFGCETQIKPPE from the coding sequence ATGCGAGTACGGAAAAAGCATTGGCTTGGGATGGTGATGGGTGGTTTGTCGCTGGGGCTCGCGCTCGTGGGAGCGTGCTCGGCGTCGGGCGGGAGCGGGAACGGCGCGAGTGAAGGCGCGGGCGCTTCCGGCGCGTCCGGGCAAGGCGGCGCGGGCGCGTCGGGCGGCAATGGTCCTGGCGCGAGCGGGAGCGGCGGCGACATCTTCGTCGGGTCGAGCAGCGGCATCGGCGGCGGGCTCCCGGACGCCGATACGTGTGCGAGCGTCTCGTCCGAGGCGCAGGCGGGCAAGCAACCGGCGGATATCATCATCGCCGTCGACACCTCGGGCAGCATGGACGAGGAGATCGCCCAGGTGCAGGCGAACCTGAACAAGTTCGCGCAGCTCATCACGGCGAGCGGGATCGACGTGCACGTCGTGATGATCGCGGACGCCACGATGTGCATCCCCGCGCCGCTCGGCAGCGGAAGCTGCAATGGGATGGACGAGAAGCTGCCGAGCTACCGGCACGTCGTGCAGACCGTCGCCAGCACGGACGCGTTCCAGCAGATCCTGACCACGTATCCACAATGGAAGGACATGCTCCGCCCGAACGCGGTGAAGACGATCGCCGTTGTGTCGGACGACGACTCGGACATGGCCGCGAACACGTTCATGAGCCAGCTCCTCGCGCTCGACCCGACGTTCCAGGGCTTCAAATTCGACGCGATCGTCTCCTTCGAAGGGGGCGATCAATGCGTTTTCCAGTGCGCCTTCAACTGCGGGGCCTGTCCGTTCACCTGCTGCAACAAGCAGTCGCCCTTCTGCGAGCCGATCTCGGCGTCGGAGGGCAAGGTCTACAAGCAGCTCGTGCAGCAGACGGGCGGCGTGCTCGGAAACCTCTGCATCCAGAACTTCGATGCGGTCTTCAACGACATGGCGACCGCCGTCGTCTCGGAGGCGAAGATCTCCTGCGATTACCCGATCCCGATCCCGCCCGACGGCACGACGATCGACCCGACGAAGGTCAACGTCGTGTACACGAACAGCAATGGCACGAAGACCACCATTTACAACGTCCCCACGGGCCAGGGTGGTTGCGGGAATACGGGCGGCTGGTATTACGACGTCCCCAACGCCCCGACGAAGATTTCGATTTGCCAGAATACCTGCGCGGCCTTGCAGGGCGACGCGGGCGGGAAGCTCGAGGTGCTCTTCGGCTGCGAGACGCAGATCAAGCCGCCGGAATGA
- a CDS encoding tetratricopeptide repeat protein, producing the protein MDQFDDELREIKREIVESRGLIIKTNNLTNALAADLKTISKRQLGFERRAFWNSASANLLFVLVVIGVVKLAWDARIDSVQAETKQAKDKITKLETDVKEMQRRADDRTRAESAAAAFYELVRAGRRQEIIDGFEALRKEPLSRAELAFFTDAVDTARAELGIKSYQLGLDHLRTGRWHEAAVAFEDAIRMKENAAHTPSARLNLARAYRKLNRQRDAIPMLMQLSEASADKEITDDAMFLLCECLVDIQAWNDAKTTLRAFIRRFPDSPFLNDARMELADISLKH; encoded by the coding sequence ATGGATCAATTCGACGACGAGTTACGGGAGATCAAGCGCGAGATCGTCGAGTCCCGCGGGCTCATCATCAAGACGAACAACCTGACGAACGCCTTGGCGGCCGACCTCAAGACGATCTCCAAGCGTCAGCTCGGCTTCGAGCGGCGGGCGTTCTGGAACAGCGCCAGCGCCAACTTGCTCTTCGTCTTGGTCGTGATCGGCGTGGTCAAGCTCGCCTGGGATGCGCGCATCGACTCGGTGCAGGCCGAGACCAAGCAGGCGAAGGACAAGATCACGAAGCTCGAGACCGATGTGAAGGAGATGCAGCGGCGCGCGGACGACCGGACGCGGGCGGAGTCGGCGGCGGCTGCGTTCTACGAGCTCGTACGAGCGGGCAGGCGACAGGAGATCATCGACGGCTTCGAGGCGCTCCGGAAGGAGCCGCTCTCGCGGGCGGAGCTCGCCTTCTTCACGGACGCGGTGGACACGGCGCGGGCGGAGCTCGGCATCAAGAGCTACCAGCTCGGGCTCGACCACCTGCGCACGGGCCGCTGGCACGAGGCGGCCGTCGCGTTCGAGGACGCGATCCGGATGAAGGAGAACGCGGCGCACACGCCCTCGGCGCGGCTGAACCTCGCGCGCGCCTACCGCAAGCTGAACCGGCAACGCGACGCGATCCCGATGTTGATGCAGCTCTCCGAGGCCTCGGCGGACAAGGAGATCACCGACGACGCGATGTTCCTGCTCTGCGAGTGCCTGGTCGACATCCAGGCCTGGAACGACGCGAAGACCACGCTGCGCGCCTTCATCCGCCGCTTCCCGGACAGCCCGTTCCTGAACGACGCGCGGATGGAGCTCGCGGACATTTCGCTGAAGCATTGA
- the efp gene encoding elongation factor P, which produces MDTSDIRKGLKMMLDGSKDPFSVIEFQFVKPGKGQAFTRVKLKNMANGNVLERTFKSGEKLEPANVETRTYQYIYPEGSDFVFMDQNTGEQINVPGDKIGEDAQWLSDGMNVDVTLFNEQPIGIEIPPSVVLQITTCEPGVKGDTASGATKPATLSTGAIINVPLFVKEGEWVKVDTEGGKYLERVNR; this is translated from the coding sequence ATGGACACGAGCGACATCCGTAAAGGCCTCAAGATGATGCTCGATGGGAGCAAGGACCCCTTCTCCGTCATCGAGTTCCAGTTCGTTAAGCCTGGCAAAGGTCAGGCCTTCACCCGGGTGAAGCTGAAGAACATGGCAAACGGCAACGTGCTGGAGCGGACGTTCAAGTCCGGCGAGAAGCTCGAGCCGGCGAACGTCGAGACGCGCACGTACCAGTACATCTACCCGGAAGGCTCCGACTTCGTGTTCATGGACCAGAACACGGGCGAGCAGATCAACGTCCCCGGCGACAAGATCGGCGAGGATGCCCAGTGGCTGTCCGACGGCATGAACGTCGACGTCACGCTCTTCAACGAGCAGCCGATCGGCATCGAAATTCCGCCGAGCGTCGTCCTCCAGATCACGACCTGCGAGCCGGGCGTGAAGGGCGACACCGCGAGCGGCGCCACGAAGCCCGCCACGCTCTCGACCGGCGCGATCATCAACGTCCCGCTCTTCGTCAAGGAAGGCGAGTGGGTCAAGGTCGACACGGAGGGCGGCAAGTACCTCGAGCGCGTGAACCGCTGA
- the pxpB gene encoding 5-oxoprolinase subunit PxpB: protein MSGEAAVLPYGESAVYVDLGVEHAPDRAARTHAAAAALREMFPGSDVVVGGGVVVVANVTCSDEVVQTIMAATSGTASAHVPGRMHVIPVVYDGPDLESVAGALGVSKEAVVRLHASREVMVELVGFLPGFGYCGPIDPRLVLPRRASPRPRVPAGSVGIAGTFTGIYPFDSPGGWNLLGRAHGVALFDPSRDPPMLLAPGDRVRFEPVATGEAEPARKEVVPNEQSTRALVVESAPACATVQDGGRAGQLARGLPPSGPLDPETHAAANEAVGNPPNAAAIEVPLGALLVRARGDVWISVDGAAPVHLAEGDSFRVEEGPRAVRYLAARGGIDVPAALGARATLLVARLGGAKGRALRRRDVVPVGDPDRAAAQPSRHSAPPTDNEIATLVIDEGPHRSRFPADALHVLLSSTFTVSRLGDRVGQRLEGANIPRDRPDLALPIPMLRGAVQVTTDGTPIVLGPDHPTTGGYPVLAVVRRSSLGALARRRPGETLRFVRGA, encoded by the coding sequence GTGAGCGGCGAAGCGGCGGTCCTGCCGTACGGGGAATCGGCGGTGTACGTCGATCTCGGCGTGGAGCACGCGCCGGATCGCGCCGCACGCACGCACGCGGCGGCCGCGGCCCTGCGCGAGATGTTTCCGGGGAGCGACGTGGTGGTGGGCGGCGGCGTGGTCGTCGTGGCGAACGTCACGTGCTCGGACGAGGTTGTCCAGACGATCATGGCCGCGACATCCGGCACGGCGAGCGCGCATGTGCCCGGACGAATGCACGTGATCCCCGTGGTGTACGACGGGCCGGATCTGGAATCGGTCGCGGGCGCGCTCGGGGTCTCGAAAGAAGCGGTCGTGCGCCTCCACGCATCGCGCGAGGTGATGGTCGAGCTCGTCGGGTTCTTGCCGGGATTCGGGTATTGCGGGCCCATCGATCCGCGGCTGGTGTTGCCGCGCCGCGCCTCCCCTCGCCCACGCGTACCGGCGGGCAGCGTCGGCATCGCGGGGACGTTCACCGGGATCTATCCTTTTGATTCGCCCGGGGGCTGGAACCTGCTCGGCCGCGCGCACGGGGTGGCGCTGTTCGACCCCAGCCGTGATCCGCCGATGTTGCTCGCGCCGGGGGATCGGGTGCGGTTCGAGCCGGTGGCGACAGGGGAAGCGGAGCCGGCGCGGAAAGAGGTTGTCCCAAATGAACAATCGACGCGTGCCCTCGTCGTCGAATCCGCCCCGGCGTGCGCGACGGTGCAGGACGGGGGACGCGCGGGGCAACTCGCGCGGGGTCTTCCGCCGTCGGGACCGCTCGATCCGGAGACGCACGCGGCCGCGAACGAGGCCGTCGGCAATCCACCCAATGCAGCGGCGATCGAGGTGCCGCTCGGCGCGCTGCTCGTGCGGGCCCGGGGCGACGTGTGGATTTCGGTGGACGGCGCGGCGCCCGTTCACCTCGCGGAGGGAGATTCCTTTCGCGTCGAGGAAGGCCCACGCGCCGTGCGGTATCTCGCGGCGCGCGGCGGGATCGACGTGCCGGCGGCGCTCGGCGCGCGGGCGACCTTGCTCGTGGCGCGGCTCGGCGGCGCGAAAGGACGCGCGCTCCGGCGGCGGGACGTCGTGCCCGTGGGCGATCCCGATCGAGCCGCCGCGCAGCCTTCACGCCATTCCGCGCCGCCCACGGACAACGAAATCGCCACCCTCGTGATCGATGAAGGCCCGCACCGGAGCCGTTTTCCCGCGGACGCGCTCCACGTGCTGCTCTCGTCCACGTTCACCGTCTCGCGGCTCGGCGACCGCGTCGGGCAAAGGCTCGAAGGCGCGAACATCCCGCGGGATCGACCCGATCTCGCGCTGCCCATTCCCATGCTCCGGGGCGCGGTGCAGGTCACGACGGACGGCACGCCCATCGTGCTCGGGCCGGATCATCCGACGACGGGCGGCTATCCGGTCCTCGCCGTCGTGCGTCGCTCGTCGCTCGGCGCGCTCGCGCGGCGTCGACCGGGAGAAACATTGCGTTTCGTGCGTGGCGCCTGA
- a CDS encoding alpha/beta hydrolase, which yields MTNARSLGDRVRGSGLLFPTLVALAALIVGCGDGGSGGGAGGSGQGGGGLGGAGGGGAGGTGGAGQGGSSATSLDGLLAELRADLEGTMDKYAGSDGWPVWVEGGHLFVSTDPSLDLVAGDHDGWVGSPMQIDNAGFRWLHRKDVAAGSRYKFTNKTVWEADPWARSYTYDDNGEISLVAPKTAHLDRFFRIGDAQMPERTVNVWVPEGTATHVLYVHDGQNLFDPEAAWGGWMLQDSAPAGMMLVGIDNTGIGRMDEYTHVPDVIDLDENGTVEPWGGKGDAYADFVNGTVRKLVADRYGEPPKVGTMGSSLGGLISFHIADRFPGEYAYAASLSGTMGWGKMGETSTHETMIERYEAHGHRATVLYLDSGGGDAALGQAENEAKCKDTDGDGIKDDVGLGDNACENAQMRDVLVSVGYTLQSDVYHWWEAGASHNEAAWRARVFRPMDLFKGL from the coding sequence ATGACGAACGCTCGTTCCTTGGGTGATCGTGTTCGCGGGTCGGGGCTCCTGTTCCCCACGCTCGTCGCGCTCGCGGCGCTGATCGTCGGTTGTGGAGACGGAGGGAGCGGCGGAGGCGCGGGAGGTTCCGGGCAAGGTGGCGGCGGCCTCGGAGGCGCGGGCGGCGGCGGCGCAGGCGGAACGGGCGGCGCGGGGCAAGGCGGTTCGAGCGCGACGAGCCTCGACGGCCTGCTCGCCGAGCTCCGGGCGGACCTCGAAGGCACGATGGACAAGTACGCCGGGAGCGACGGATGGCCCGTGTGGGTGGAAGGCGGGCATCTCTTCGTCTCGACGGACCCGAGCCTGGATCTCGTCGCGGGGGATCACGATGGCTGGGTCGGCAGCCCGATGCAGATCGACAATGCGGGCTTTCGCTGGCTGCATCGGAAAGACGTGGCGGCGGGGAGCCGCTACAAGTTCACGAACAAGACGGTATGGGAAGCCGACCCGTGGGCGCGCTCGTACACGTACGACGACAACGGGGAAATCAGCCTCGTCGCGCCGAAGACGGCGCACCTCGATCGTTTCTTCCGGATCGGCGACGCGCAAATGCCGGAGCGCACGGTGAACGTGTGGGTGCCGGAGGGCACGGCGACGCACGTGCTTTATGTGCACGACGGGCAAAACCTGTTCGATCCGGAGGCGGCGTGGGGCGGCTGGATGCTGCAGGACAGCGCGCCGGCGGGGATGATGCTCGTCGGAATCGACAACACGGGCATCGGTCGAATGGACGAGTACACGCACGTGCCCGACGTCATCGATCTCGACGAAAATGGCACGGTCGAGCCCTGGGGCGGCAAGGGCGACGCGTATGCGGACTTCGTGAACGGCACGGTCCGCAAGCTCGTCGCGGACCGCTATGGCGAGCCGCCGAAGGTGGGCACGATGGGCTCGTCGCTCGGCGGGCTCATTTCGTTCCACATCGCGGACCGTTTCCCGGGCGAATACGCGTACGCGGCGAGCCTGTCGGGCACGATGGGCTGGGGCAAGATGGGCGAGACGTCGACCCACGAGACGATGATCGAGCGATACGAGGCGCACGGCCATCGCGCGACGGTGCTCTACCTGGATTCGGGCGGCGGGGACGCGGCGCTCGGCCAGGCCGAGAACGAGGCCAAGTGCAAGGACACGGACGGCGACGGGATCAAGGACGACGTGGGGCTCGGCGATAACGCCTGCGAGAATGCGCAGATGCGGGACGTCTTGGTTTCGGTGGGCTACACGCTGCAGTCGGACGTGTACCATTGGTGGGAGGCGGGAGCGTCGCACAACGAGGCGGCGTGGCGGGCGCGGGTGTTCCGGCCGATGGATTTGTTCAAGGGGCTATGA
- a CDS encoding DUF5522 domain-containing protein: MSKALPKFSQLLEGVDFYKEAQKVVFTSVYHLKRGYCCHSKCRHCPYGLGVAQKVSVEIQGLECLVCTPEGSADKGETKP; the protein is encoded by the coding sequence TTGTCGAAAGCACTCCCCAAGTTCAGCCAGCTCCTCGAAGGCGTGGACTTCTACAAGGAAGCCCAGAAGGTCGTCTTCACGTCGGTCTACCACCTGAAGCGCGGCTACTGCTGCCACTCGAAGTGCCGGCACTGCCCTTACGGGCTCGGCGTGGCGCAGAAGGTCTCGGTGGAGATCCAGGGCCTCGAGTGCCTCGTGTGCACGCCCGAGGGCTCTGCGGACAAGGGAGAAACCAAACCGTAG
- a CDS encoding serine/threonine protein kinase codes for MSDAPDNLRDGRYAVVRLLGEGGQGATFEAVDKKEGQPVAVKRFRVRGAKSWKEVELAEREARVLAGLSHPGLPRYVEHFEEGGELFLVTQKIEGESLAAMQKRGATLSEADVIRFLRDASSILDYLHGRAPPVVHRDIKPSNVLRRPDGSFALIDFGAVRDKMKPEGGSTVVGTFGFMAPEQFQGRAMPASDVYAIGATAVSMLTGRQPEDLPHKGLAIDVDAALGRSARPALVAALVAMLEPDPDKRAGRLAPLLEKLGEAPSKKTAPHATKSEAKAERKAERKGEKEERRAERRAERWERRQARWEERQERWAREYESHAGSDVIPGPIAGFILFGLMVAQLAVLVGVRVIAPFVLRMLSLFFGKALREAAANVNEAGKKAHVALERAKGVIRSRAQALGDESARSEVQDRSDPSASKRVRVDVSDTTDAPDDEHLAEEEAAEAEREGRQRKRR; via the coding sequence ATGAGCGACGCACCGGACAACCTGCGAGACGGTCGATACGCGGTCGTGCGCCTCCTCGGGGAGGGCGGGCAAGGGGCGACGTTCGAGGCCGTCGACAAGAAGGAAGGCCAGCCGGTCGCAGTCAAACGATTCCGCGTGCGCGGCGCGAAGAGCTGGAAAGAGGTGGAGCTCGCCGAGCGCGAGGCGCGCGTGCTCGCGGGCCTGTCGCATCCGGGCCTGCCCCGCTACGTCGAGCACTTCGAGGAGGGCGGCGAGCTCTTCCTCGTCACCCAAAAAATCGAGGGCGAGAGCCTCGCCGCGATGCAGAAGCGCGGCGCGACGCTGAGCGAAGCCGACGTGATCCGCTTCCTGCGGGATGCCTCGTCGATCCTCGACTACCTGCACGGCCGCGCGCCGCCCGTCGTGCACCGCGACATCAAGCCGAGCAACGTGCTCCGGAGGCCCGACGGATCGTTTGCCCTGATCGATTTCGGCGCCGTGCGCGACAAGATGAAGCCCGAGGGCGGAAGCACCGTGGTCGGCACGTTCGGGTTCATGGCGCCCGAACAGTTCCAGGGCCGCGCGATGCCCGCCTCCGACGTCTACGCGATCGGCGCGACGGCCGTCTCGATGCTCACGGGCCGGCAGCCCGAGGATTTGCCGCACAAAGGCCTCGCCATCGACGTCGACGCCGCGCTTGGTCGATCGGCGCGCCCCGCCCTCGTGGCCGCCCTCGTGGCCATGCTCGAACCCGATCCGGACAAACGCGCGGGCCGGCTCGCGCCACTCCTCGAAAAGCTCGGCGAGGCGCCGTCGAAGAAGACGGCCCCGCACGCCACGAAGAGCGAGGCGAAGGCCGAGCGCAAAGCGGAACGCAAGGGCGAGAAGGAAGAGCGAAGAGCGGAGCGCCGAGCCGAGCGCTGGGAGAGGCGGCAAGCGCGCTGGGAAGAGCGGCAAGAGCGCTGGGCACGCGAATACGAGTCGCACGCGGGGTCGGACGTGATCCCCGGTCCGATCGCGGGGTTCATTCTGTTCGGGCTCATGGTCGCGCAGCTCGCGGTCCTCGTGGGCGTGCGCGTGATCGCGCCTTTCGTGCTGCGAATGTTGTCGCTCTTCTTCGGCAAGGCGTTGCGCGAAGCGGCGGCCAACGTGAACGAGGCGGGCAAGAAGGCGCACGTCGCCCTCGAACGCGCGAAGGGCGTGATCCGCAGCCGCGCCCAGGCGCTGGGGGACGAGAGCGCGCGGAGCGAAGTGCAGGACAGAAGTGATCCGAGCGCGTCGAAGCGCGTTCGCGTGGACGTGAGCGACACGACGGACGCGCCCGACGACGAGCATCTCGCCGAGGAAGAAGCCGCGGAGGCGGAGCGCGAGGGGCGCCAAAGGAAGCGACGCTGA
- a CDS encoding 5-oxoprolinase subunit PxpA, protein MTVSLNVDLGELPGEPEELYSIATMVNVACGGHAGDEASMERACELARHAGARLAAHPSYPDRAGFGRTSVVMPSAELAASVRSQIEALARVARRVGIPIEAVKPHGALYHDAARDPAIAAAVVEGIDAALGVPVALVGPPEGALARLAAAQGRAYVREGFADRAYGPDGKLVPRTQKGALITDPAAARAQASRLADAGTFETLCVHGDTPGALTIARAVREALVSAGHLESRGRA, encoded by the coding sequence ATGACCGTATCGCTGAACGTGGACCTCGGGGAGCTACCGGGCGAGCCCGAGGAGCTTTATTCGATCGCGACGATGGTCAATGTCGCGTGCGGCGGGCACGCGGGCGACGAAGCCTCGATGGAGCGTGCGTGCGAGCTCGCGCGCCATGCAGGCGCCCGGCTCGCCGCACATCCCTCGTACCCGGACCGCGCCGGGTTTGGCCGGACGAGCGTGGTGATGCCAAGCGCGGAGCTCGCGGCCTCGGTGCGGTCGCAAATCGAGGCGCTCGCCCGGGTGGCGCGGCGGGTGGGCATTCCGATCGAGGCCGTGAAGCCGCACGGCGCGCTTTATCACGATGCGGCGCGGGATCCGGCGATCGCGGCGGCCGTGGTCGAGGGGATCGACGCGGCGCTTGGTGTTCCGGTCGCGCTCGTGGGTCCGCCCGAGGGCGCGCTCGCCCGGCTCGCGGCGGCGCAGGGGCGCGCCTATGTGCGGGAGGGGTTCGCCGATCGGGCGTACGGGCCGGACGGGAAGCTCGTGCCACGCACGCAAAAAGGCGCGTTGATCACGGATCCGGCGGCGGCGCGAGCGCAAGCCTCCCGGCTCGCGGATGCGGGCACGTTCGAGACGCTTTGCGTGCACGGGGACACGCCCGGCGCGCTCACGATTGCGCGGGCGGTGCGCGAGGCGCTCGTATCGGCGGGACACCTCGAATCGCGGGGGCGCGCGTGA